The genome window TAGTAAACGAAGCCCGAGGTGTTCATCAGCACCTGCGGCAAACGTTTGTCGTCGGTCGTCGGCGTCGCCAGACGGATCCAGTTAAGACCGGCGTCGAGCGTGGGCAGACAAAGCTCCCCGTCCTCTTCCGGCGGCAGGTCGACGATGATCAGCGCATCGATCCCGGCGTCACGGGCGTCGTTCAGGAAGGCGTCGTTGCCGTAGCTGTAGATCGGGTTGTAGTAGCCCATCAGTACGACTGGCGTGGTGTCGTCGCGCTCGCGCAACTCTCGCACCAGGGCGAGTGTCTTCTTGAGCGTTGTCCCGGCCTTCAACGAGCGCTGCCCGGCGGTCTGGATGGTCGGGCCGTCGGCCATGGGATCGGTGAAGGGCATGCCGAACTCAATGACGTCGGCGCCGGCCTCCGGCAAACCCAGTAGGATATCGCGCGACATCTCGTAGTTGGGATCACCGGCCATGACATAGGCCACCAAACCGGCACGGCCTTCTTTGGCCAGCGCGGCGAACCGCGCGTCGATGCGTCCTGCTCCGTTGGTGCTCATAGCTTCACCCCTAGCACGTCGGCGACGGCGAAGACGTCTTTGTCACCGCGACCGCACATGTTCATGACGATCAGGTGGTCCTTGGGCAGGTCCGGCGCGATCTTCATGACGTGGGCCAGCGCATGGGACGGCTCCAGCGCCGGGATGATGCCTTCCAGGCTGCAACACAGCTGGAAGGCCTCCAGCGCCTCGTCGTCGGTTGCCGAGACATAGTTGACCCGGCCGGCCTCGGAGAGCCAGGCGTGTTCCGGCCCGATGCCAGGATAATCGAGGCCAGCCGAAATCGAGTGCGGTTCGATGATCTGGCCGTCGTCGTCCTGCAGCAGATAAGTGCGGTTGCCGTGCAGCACGCCGGGCCTGCCGCCGGTGATCGACGCGGCGTGCTCGCCGGTCTCCAGACCGTGACCCGCCGCCTCGACGCCATAGATCGCGACGTCGGTGTCGTCCAGGAACGGATGGAACAGGCCCATGGCGTTCGACCCGCCGCCGATGCACGCGACCAGGGTATCGGGCCCGCGCCCTTCGGCATCGATCATCTGCTCACGCGTTTCGCGGCCGATCACCGACTGAAAGTCACGCACCAGTTCGGGATAGGGGTGCGGGCCGGCAACCGTGCCGATGATGTAGAAGGTCGTCTCCACATTGGTCACCCAGTCGCGCAACGCCTCGTTCAGGGCGTCCTTCAATGTGTGCGAGCCGGACGTCACCGGAATGACCTCCGCGCCAAGAAGCTTCATGCGAAAGACGTTGGGCGCTTGGCGCTCGATATCCTTGGCGCCCATATAGACGACGCACGGTAGGCCGACCTTGGCGCAGACGGTCGCGGTGGCGACACCGTGCTGGCCCGCCCCGGTCTCGGCGATGATGCGCTGCTTGCCCATGCGCTGGGCGAGCAGGATCTGGCCGACCGTGTTGTTGATCTTGTGCGAGCCCGTGTGGTTCAGCTCGTCACGTTTGAAATAGATCTTGGCGCCGCCCAGGTGCTCGGTCAGCCGCTCGGCGAAATACATGGGGCTCGGACGCCCGACATAGTGCTTGGCCCAGTGATCGAGCTCGGCCTGAAAGCTGGGGTCGTTCTTGGCCTCGTTCCAGGCCTTCTCCAGGTCCAGAATAAGGGGCATCAGCGTTTCGGCCACATAGCGACCGCCGAACATGCCGAAATGGCCTTGTTCGTCCGGTCCGCTACGGTACGTGTTCACCGGTTCCATGGTGTGTCCTTTTTGTTCAGGAGCCGGGAACATGCCGTTTTCCGCCCGCCTCTGCAACGTCTGAAAGTCGCCCCGGCGGACCGTCCCTAATCGATCGGAAAACGGCCCTGTTGAGCCGGAATCGCCGTATCAGTCGCGTTTTCGCGCCAGAATCTCGATTGGCAGGATGCGGCCTTCGGCGACCGCGCGCGAGGAGTTCGCCATCATGACCGCCGCCGCCTCGCCATGGACCAGGGGAACGGACCGGTGCGGTGGCTTTTTGCCACGCTCGACCAGCGCTTTGGACCGTGCGCCGAAGTCCTTGGATTCAGCGGCCGTGTCGCGGGCCTGGACAATCACGAAACCGGCGCCCTCCAGACCGGACCGGGTCGCCTCAAACGTCGCGAGGATACTTGTTTCGGCGGTCCTGGCCCACGGCAGCGGGTATTCGGGCTCAGGACCGTCACCGCGCGCAAACTCCGATAAGACCAGCCGAGCACCCGGTTTCAGGACCCGGGCAAGTTCCGCGTAGAGCCCGTCCTTGTCGGCGATGTTCATGGAGACGTTCATGGAATAGGCGGCGTCGAAGGAGGCGTCGGCGAACGGCATGGCAAGCGCGTCGCCGATCTCGATCGATACGCGGTCGTCCATTCCGAGCCGCGTTGTGAGCCAGCGCGCGACATCGCAGAACACTGGCGTCAGATCGATGCCGGTTACCCGGCAACCGAACCGGTCGGCCATGAATCGCGCCGGTCCCCCGATCCCGCTGCCGACGTCCAAGACATGATCCGAGGCCATGAGCGAGAGCAGGCTGGCGACATCTTCGGTCGCCTCCAGACCGCGGCCGTGAAACTGGTCATAGGGCGCCAGCGCGGCAATGGTCGGTTGGTCCGGATCGGCGCCATCGTCTTTCAGGGCCGCCATTATCCGATCGAACAGATCGCCGCTGGTGTAGTGATTGGCAACGTTTTTGGTCATGGTTCCCCGACGGTTATCTAAAGGCCGCGCAACGCCTCAAGAAAGGCCCTGATCTTGTCGGGATCCTTGACGCCGGGCGCGGATTCAACACCGCTCGACACGTCAACG of Pseudomonadota bacterium contains these proteins:
- the trpA gene encoding tryptophan synthase subunit alpha; translation: MSTNGAGRIDARFAALAKEGRAGLVAYVMAGDPNYEMSRDILLGLPEAGADVIEFGMPFTDPMADGPTIQTAGQRSLKAGTTLKKTLALVRELRERDDTTPVVLMGYYNPIYSYGNDAFLNDARDAGIDALIIVDLPPEEDGELCLPTLDAGLNWIRLATPTTDDKRLPQVLMNTSGFVYYVAIAGITGAAGAATADTEAAVARLKRHTDLPVAVGFGIKTPDDAADVARVADAAVVGSAFCQKVADGLSTDGTPSRACVDGVLDLTRALAKGVREARS
- the trpB gene encoding tryptophan synthase subunit beta; amino-acid sequence: MEPVNTYRSGPDEQGHFGMFGGRYVAETLMPLILDLEKAWNEAKNDPSFQAELDHWAKHYVGRPSPMYFAERLTEHLGGAKIYFKRDELNHTGSHKINNTVGQILLAQRMGKQRIIAETGAGQHGVATATVCAKVGLPCVVYMGAKDIERQAPNVFRMKLLGAEVIPVTSGSHTLKDALNEALRDWVTNVETTFYIIGTVAGPHPYPELVRDFQSVIGRETREQMIDAEGRGPDTLVACIGGGSNAMGLFHPFLDDTDVAIYGVEAAGHGLETGEHAASITGGRPGVLHGNRTYLLQDDDGQIIEPHSISAGLDYPGIGPEHAWLSEAGRVNYVSATDDEALEAFQLCCSLEGIIPALEPSHALAHVMKIAPDLPKDHLIVMNMCGRGDKDVFAVADVLGVKL
- a CDS encoding methyltransferase domain-containing protein — encoded protein: MTKNVANHYTSGDLFDRIMAALKDDGADPDQPTIAALAPYDQFHGRGLEATEDVASLLSLMASDHVLDVGSGIGGPARFMADRFGCRVTGIDLTPVFCDVARWLTTRLGMDDRVSIEIGDALAMPFADASFDAAYSMNVSMNIADKDGLYAELARVLKPGARLVLSEFARGDGPEPEYPLPWARTAETSILATFEATRSGLEGAGFVIVQARDTAAESKDFGARSKALVERGKKPPHRSVPLVHGEAAAVMMANSSRAVAEGRILPIEILARKRD